The Methanobrevibacter sp. genomic interval TAAATATGCTGCACAGTATCACAAACATCATTTTTTAACTGAAAAACCACTCAAAAACAAAAAAAATAAAGTCAAATGATACTTAAAAGGGAAAAAATAATAAAAATCAGTCTTCAATTTCTTCAAAATGTTCTATGCCAACGCCACATAATGGGCAGACATAGTCTTCAGGCAGTTCATCGCCTTTAAAAACATAATCGCATACTTTGCATAACCATGCCACAATATCACCTTTTTAAACTATGAAAAATATTATTGAGTTTAAAACCCAATAATATCCTAGTTTACATGTTTCAACCAAAAATGTAATCAGTCAGATTTTATCATGGTTAAAATCATTTTATATGGACTG includes:
- a CDS encoding rubredoxin-like domain-containing protein — encoded protein: MAWLCKVCDYVFKGDELPEDYVCPLCGVGIEHFEEIED